The following coding sequences are from one Arthrobacter crystallopoietes window:
- a CDS encoding CopG family transcriptional regulator, whose amino-acid sequence MPMTLRLTPEQDELLERLAAAEGVSKNEAAVRAIVDSAARLDKDSQVREMARAAIQKYRPLLDRLAQ is encoded by the coding sequence ATGCCCATGACTCTGCGACTGACCCCAGAACAAGACGAACTGCTGGAGCGCCTTGCTGCTGCCGAAGGCGTTAGCAAGAACGAGGCTGCTGTTCGTGCCATCGTCGATTCGGCTGCACGCCTCGACAAGGATTCCCAAGTAAGGGAGATGGCCCGGGCAGCCATCCAAAAATACCGCCCTTTGCTGGACCGTTTGGCTCAGTAA
- a CDS encoding type II toxin-antitoxin system death-on-curing family toxin, with amino-acid sequence MTVYLDLESLLALADELGVQQVRDVGLLSAAANRPQTTLYGDEAYPSIHEKAAVLLESIVRNHPLVDGNKRLGWLAVVVFYGLNSLSLDAPEDPAYDLVIGVATGQMDYRSVADILSAWVG; translated from the coding sequence ATGACCGTCTATCTGGATTTGGAATCTTTGCTGGCCCTCGCGGATGAATTGGGAGTGCAGCAGGTGCGCGACGTTGGCCTGCTGTCTGCCGCTGCAAATCGGCCGCAGACTACGCTCTATGGCGACGAGGCGTACCCCTCAATCCACGAAAAAGCTGCCGTGCTGCTTGAATCCATCGTGCGGAATCATCCACTTGTAGACGGAAACAAGCGGCTGGGCTGGCTTGCCGTGGTTGTGTTTTACGGCTTGAACTCGCTCTCGCTGGATGCGCCTGAAGATCCCGCCTATGACCTGGTGATAGGTGTGGCAACGGGCCAGATGGACTATCGGTCCGTAGCTGACATCCTGTCGGCTTGGGTTGGTTGA
- a CDS encoding DUF1761 domain-containing protein produces the protein MIPEINFWAVLVATLSTMVVGSIWYTPKVFGNYWMRVAKVSPSGEAKDAVKPILITLVVSFISAWVLAGAAAIAQEFYGGSFLWNTILTAVILWAGFTAARFITHDAFEGRPAGLTVLNCAHELVTYLIMALIIGLFGISAA, from the coding sequence ATGATTCCGGAGATCAATTTCTGGGCCGTGCTGGTGGCGACGTTGTCCACCATGGTGGTCGGATCCATCTGGTACACGCCCAAGGTGTTCGGCAACTACTGGATGCGCGTGGCCAAGGTCAGCCCCAGCGGTGAAGCGAAGGACGCGGTCAAACCGATTCTGATCACGCTGGTGGTCAGCTTCATCAGCGCCTGGGTGCTCGCGGGGGCGGCGGCCATCGCGCAGGAGTTCTACGGCGGCAGCTTCCTCTGGAACACTATTCTTACCGCGGTGATCCTGTGGGCCGGTTTCACTGCCGCACGGTTCATTACCCACGACGCCTTCGAAGGCCGGCCCGCCGGGCTGACCGTCCTGAACTGCGCCCACGAACTGGTGACCTATTTGATCATGGCGTTGATCATCGGCCTGTTCGGCATCAGCGCGGCTTAA
- a CDS encoding inorganic diphosphatase, giving the protein MQHDVTIEIPKGSRVKYEIDHETHRLRLDRVLFTSMQYPTHYGYFEDTLGEDGDPLDALVMLQDFDLLPGVLVESRPIAVFNMTDDGGGDAKVLCVPSDKRFDHIQELSDVPEFLVKEIEHFFTRYKDLEPGKWVKAEGWSDRAAAEAELEASIKRFAALGEESAPDEPQGRDVEEGTTSGSEAQGR; this is encoded by the coding sequence ATGCAGCACGATGTGACCATCGAGATCCCCAAGGGATCGCGCGTCAAGTACGAGATCGACCACGAGACGCACCGCCTCCGCCTGGACCGCGTCCTCTTCACCTCCATGCAGTACCCCACGCACTACGGCTACTTCGAGGACACCCTGGGTGAAGACGGCGATCCGCTGGACGCGCTGGTCATGCTGCAGGACTTCGATCTGCTGCCGGGCGTGCTGGTTGAGTCCCGCCCCATCGCCGTGTTCAACATGACCGACGACGGCGGCGGGGACGCCAAGGTGCTGTGCGTACCCTCCGACAAGCGCTTCGACCACATCCAGGAGCTGTCCGACGTTCCGGAGTTCCTGGTCAAGGAGATCGAGCACTTCTTCACGCGTTACAAGGATCTTGAGCCGGGCAAGTGGGTCAAGGCCGAGGGCTGGTCCGACCGTGCCGCCGCCGAGGCCGAGCTGGAAGCTTCCATCAAGCGCTTTGCCGCACTGGGCGAGGAGTCCGCCCCGGACGAGCCCCAGGGCCGCGACGTCGAAGAAGGCACCACCAGCGGTTCCGAAGCACAGGGCCGCTAA
- the dacB gene encoding D-alanyl-D-alanine carboxypeptidase/D-alanyl-D-alanine-endopeptidase, with product MNRGFRLLTSWLLAAAFAVLAIPAAWHLAPALEWNPGAAKPVVTTPEAQLPPTKLAAAELLTDAPEAAPVPDPKMLGEALDKALKYDGAGDFAALVTDAQTGDVLYERNGSEPRIPASNMKLLTGAAALLTLGADTRFSTEVIQGNVPGTLVLRGGGDALLGAGESEREDVLGRAGLATLAQAAAERLATVKFTGELRVLLDDTAYAGPTLSAAWDPADIQAGEIAPIYPLALSGGRENADGSGDLVDDAALTVARAFRAALAEEMSERGAKVAPDVVRAAAPKDGIVLASVESATVAEHVNYMLQESDNYVAEVMARNTALASGKPGSFGGGTEAIKEAMEMLGIPTSGLLISDASGLALGNKVSAEQIAAVLREITSGSNQDLRAGLDGLPVAGLTGTLQERFAGKTAGGAGLVRAKTGTLHTVTSLSGYAVTADGRTLVFAFVANGLQNSTPQAREAADRAATVLAGCGCR from the coding sequence ATGAACCGTGGCTTCCGGCTGCTGACATCCTGGCTGCTGGCCGCGGCCTTCGCCGTGCTCGCGATTCCCGCCGCCTGGCATCTTGCCCCCGCCCTGGAGTGGAATCCCGGGGCCGCCAAGCCGGTGGTCACCACTCCGGAGGCCCAGCTTCCGCCGACGAAACTGGCCGCCGCCGAACTCCTGACGGACGCGCCGGAGGCCGCGCCGGTGCCGGATCCGAAAATGCTAGGCGAGGCGCTGGATAAAGCTTTGAAGTACGACGGCGCCGGGGACTTCGCGGCGCTGGTCACCGATGCGCAGACCGGCGACGTGCTGTATGAGCGCAACGGCTCGGAGCCACGCATTCCGGCCTCCAACATGAAGCTGCTGACCGGCGCGGCGGCCCTGCTGACCCTCGGCGCGGACACGCGGTTTTCCACGGAGGTCATCCAGGGCAATGTGCCCGGAACGCTGGTGCTGCGCGGCGGGGGAGATGCCCTGCTCGGGGCCGGCGAGTCGGAGCGGGAGGACGTCCTCGGACGCGCGGGGCTGGCCACGCTGGCGCAGGCCGCCGCGGAACGGCTGGCCACCGTGAAGTTCACCGGCGAACTGCGCGTGCTGCTGGACGACACCGCCTACGCCGGCCCAACGTTAAGCGCCGCGTGGGACCCGGCCGATATCCAGGCGGGCGAGATCGCGCCGATCTATCCTCTGGCGCTCTCGGGCGGCCGGGAAAACGCGGACGGCAGCGGTGACCTGGTCGATGATGCTGCCCTGACCGTGGCACGGGCCTTCCGCGCGGCACTGGCGGAGGAAATGTCAGAGCGCGGCGCCAAGGTGGCGCCCGATGTGGTCCGCGCTGCCGCGCCCAAGGACGGCATCGTGCTCGCCTCCGTCGAATCCGCCACCGTGGCCGAGCACGTCAACTACATGCTGCAGGAATCCGATAACTACGTCGCCGAGGTCATGGCCCGCAACACGGCCCTCGCCAGCGGCAAACCCGGGTCCTTCGGCGGCGGCACCGAGGCGATCAAGGAGGCCATGGAGATGCTCGGGATTCCCACCTCCGGCCTGCTGATCAGCGATGCCAGCGGGCTGGCGCTGGGCAACAAGGTTTCGGCGGAACAGATTGCGGCCGTGCTGCGGGAGATCACCAGCGGTTCCAACCAGGACCTGCGGGCGGGCCTTGACGGACTTCCCGTGGCGGGACTGACCGGGACCCTGCAGGAGCGCTTCGCGGGCAAGACGGCCGGCGGCGCCGGGCTGGTGCGGGCCAAGACCGGCACACTGCACACGGTCACCTCGCTCAGCGGCTACGCGGTGACGGCGGACGGGCGGACGCTGGTCTTTGCCTTCGTGGCCAACGGCCTGCAGAACTCCACGCCGCAGGCCCGCGAGGCGGCGGACCGTGCGGCCACGGTCCTGGCCGGCTGCGGCTGCCGCTGA
- a CDS encoding zinc-dependent metalloprotease, with translation MDSTASTGSAGITPSAPETPPRLINWDLAATTAAKLTPAGPKMPQAQIRAAVANLRELSEVSVDHVHRITGLEAARDLRDSQVLIVDRAEWSKANARSFEALLQPALTELARKKPEQVKSAATGLSSSLTGTQMGAILSFLSSKVLGQYDPFCSLLPGGPAGGRLMLVAPNIIAVEQELNVEPADFRLWVCLHEQTHRVQFAAAPWLRDHMMEQIGKLSSGLVAKADTFGERLQQAAKALMSGKDKNDDGAGTGGGKVAVGATGTIMDLFQDPEEKAIFSHVTAIMSLLEGHANVVMDEVDASVVPTVKTIRQRFNARAKTRGALENWIRKIMGLDAKARQYTDGAKFVRAVVKQVGMEGFNQVWLRAENLPTEEEIHNADLWISRMDLSRP, from the coding sequence ATGGACAGCACCGCAAGCACCGGCAGCGCCGGAATCACCCCGTCCGCTCCGGAAACCCCGCCGCGTCTGATCAACTGGGACCTGGCGGCGACCACCGCGGCCAAACTCACTCCGGCCGGCCCCAAGATGCCGCAGGCGCAGATCCGTGCGGCCGTGGCCAATCTGCGCGAACTCTCGGAAGTGTCCGTGGACCACGTGCACCGGATTACCGGGCTGGAGGCGGCAAGGGACCTGCGGGATTCGCAGGTGCTGATTGTGGACCGGGCCGAGTGGTCCAAGGCCAACGCCCGCAGTTTCGAAGCGCTCCTGCAACCGGCCCTGACCGAGCTCGCACGGAAAAAGCCGGAGCAGGTCAAGAGCGCGGCCACGGGCCTGAGCAGTTCGCTCACGGGAACCCAGATGGGCGCCATCCTCTCCTTCCTCTCCAGCAAGGTGCTGGGCCAGTACGATCCATTCTGCTCGCTGCTGCCCGGCGGTCCGGCGGGCGGCCGGCTGATGCTGGTGGCGCCGAACATCATCGCCGTCGAGCAGGAACTCAACGTCGAGCCCGCGGACTTCCGGCTATGGGTCTGCCTGCACGAGCAGACGCACCGGGTGCAGTTCGCGGCCGCGCCCTGGCTGCGCGACCACATGATGGAACAGATCGGCAAGCTCTCTTCCGGCCTGGTGGCCAAGGCCGACACCTTCGGCGAGCGGCTGCAGCAGGCGGCCAAGGCGCTGATGTCCGGCAAGGACAAGAACGACGACGGCGCCGGCACCGGCGGCGGGAAAGTCGCGGTCGGCGCCACCGGCACCATCATGGACCTGTTCCAGGACCCGGAGGAAAAGGCGATCTTCTCGCACGTCACCGCGATCATGAGCCTGCTCGAGGGCCACGCCAACGTGGTAATGGACGAGGTGGACGCCAGCGTTGTGCCCACGGTGAAGACCATCCGCCAGCGCTTCAACGCCCGGGCCAAGACCCGCGGCGCGCTGGAGAACTGGATCCGCAAGATCATGGGTCTGGACGCCAAGGCACGCCAGTACACCGACGGGGCGAAGTTTGTCCGCGCCGTGGTGAAGCAGGTGGGCATGGAAGGCTTCAACCAGGTCTGGCTCCGGGCGGAAAACCTGCCCACCGAGGAAGAGATCCACAACGCCGACCTCTGGATCAGCCGCATGGATCTCAGCCGTCCATGA
- the tilS gene encoding tRNA lysidine(34) synthetase TilS, which produces MTEPTTAATEPAVGVPRRKQRLHPLVGTARNHIKAALELLDAPENKAGVTTDPASDREPPLLLVACSGGPDSLALAAVATYFARPLRDGSQRYRVGAVVVDHALQPGSADVAERARVQLEGLGLAPVEVRRVSVGQPGMGPEAAARVARYAALDAAAAEHGAAAVLLGHTLDDQAEQVLLGLGRGSGTRSLAGMAPRRGNYLRPFLELRRKHTEELCALAGLEPWHDPTNADPKFLRSRVRSEVLPFLEQQLGPGVAEALWRSAQILRADADYLDAQARSEYLRLRIDTPEGIELERSGIEVLPAAMKHRVIALAAAEMGGENPSYERLIAAESLLARQGSAGPVQLAGMVSVYRRVRREPDGQSSPVAQERGGYGNLVFRTTGSRPVTPHH; this is translated from the coding sequence ATGACCGAACCGACCACCGCGGCCACCGAACCGGCGGTTGGCGTGCCGCGGCGCAAGCAACGGCTGCATCCGCTGGTCGGCACGGCCCGGAACCACATCAAGGCAGCGCTGGAGTTGCTGGATGCGCCGGAGAACAAAGCTGGCGTCACAACAGATCCAGCATCGGACCGGGAACCGCCCTTGCTGCTGGTGGCCTGCAGCGGCGGGCCGGATTCACTGGCCCTGGCCGCCGTGGCAACCTACTTTGCCCGGCCGCTGCGGGACGGTTCGCAGCGGTACCGGGTGGGCGCCGTCGTCGTCGATCATGCCCTCCAGCCGGGCAGCGCCGACGTGGCGGAACGGGCCCGCGTGCAGCTCGAGGGTCTGGGACTGGCGCCAGTGGAAGTCCGCCGGGTCAGTGTGGGCCAGCCAGGCATGGGGCCCGAAGCAGCGGCACGGGTGGCGCGGTACGCCGCCCTGGATGCTGCCGCTGCCGAACATGGGGCAGCCGCCGTGCTGCTGGGCCACACCCTCGATGACCAGGCCGAACAGGTGCTGCTTGGCCTCGGCCGGGGCTCCGGAACGCGTTCGCTTGCCGGCATGGCCCCGCGCCGCGGGAACTATCTGCGGCCGTTCCTGGAACTGCGCCGGAAGCATACCGAAGAGCTGTGCGCCCTCGCCGGGCTTGAACCGTGGCACGATCCGACCAACGCCGATCCTAAATTCCTGCGCTCGCGTGTGCGGTCGGAAGTTCTGCCCTTCCTGGAGCAGCAGCTGGGCCCGGGCGTCGCCGAGGCGTTGTGGCGTTCGGCGCAGATTCTGCGGGCGGATGCCGATTACCTGGATGCCCAGGCACGCAGCGAATACCTTCGCCTCAGGATAGATACCCCGGAAGGCATAGAACTGGAGCGGAGTGGGATCGAGGTGCTGCCGGCAGCGATGAAACACCGGGTCATCGCGCTGGCGGCGGCCGAAATGGGCGGCGAGAACCCCAGCTACGAGCGGCTCATCGCGGCGGAATCGCTGCTGGCGAGGCAGGGGTCCGCCGGCCCGGTCCAGCTGGCCGGAATGGTCAGCGTGTACCGCCGGGTACGGCGGGAGCCGGACGGACAATCAAGCCCGGTTGCGCAAGAGCGCGGCGGCTATGGCAATCTTGTCTTTAGAACAACTGGCTCGCGCCCAGTGACGCCACATCATTAA
- the hpt gene encoding hypoxanthine phosphoribosyltransferase, with translation MDSNDVQADLKHVLYTKEQIQQRVQELAAEIDKDYEGRDLLIVGVLKGAVMVMADLARALHSHVKMDWMAVSSYGSGTQSSGVVRILKDLETDLMGKHVLIVEDIIDSGLTLSWLKTNLLSRGPASVEICTLLRKPDAAKVEIDVKYVGYEIPNEFVVGYGLDFAERYRNLDFIGTLAPHVYE, from the coding sequence GTGGATTCCAACGACGTTCAGGCGGACCTCAAGCACGTTCTGTATACCAAGGAGCAGATCCAGCAGCGCGTGCAGGAACTGGCTGCCGAGATCGACAAGGACTACGAGGGCCGCGACCTGCTGATCGTCGGAGTCCTCAAGGGCGCCGTCATGGTCATGGCGGATCTGGCCCGCGCACTGCACAGCCACGTGAAGATGGACTGGATGGCGGTATCTTCCTACGGGTCGGGCACGCAGTCTTCCGGCGTCGTGCGGATCCTCAAGGACCTGGAAACCGACCTGATGGGCAAGCACGTGCTCATCGTCGAGGACATCATCGACTCCGGCCTGACGCTGTCCTGGCTGAAGACCAACCTGCTCTCCCGCGGCCCGGCCTCGGTGGAGATCTGCACGCTGCTGCGCAAGCCGGATGCGGCCAAGGTGGAAATCGACGTCAAGTACGTCGGCTACGAAATCCCCAACGAATTCGTCGTCGGGTACGGCCTGGACTTCGCCGAGCGGTACCGCAACCTGGACTTTATCGGCACGCTGGCACCGCACGTCTACGAGTAA
- the ftsH gene encoding ATP-dependent zinc metalloprotease FtsH: MKLKNIFKGPIIWIVLVLAILLIVVPNLAGPQASRVDTSVGLQLLTDDKVEQARINDGNQSVELTLREDFIQDGANEGKSITFFYSTARAEDVVDAISASNVDVFTDQPVENNWFTGFISLILPILIIGIIFWFLLSRMQGGGSKVMQFGKSKAKLITKDMPQVTFADVAGADEAVEELHEIKEFLQEPGKFQALGAKIPKGVLLYGPPGTGKTLLARAVAGEAGVPFYSISGSDFVEMFVGVGASRVRDLFEQAKNNAPAIIFVDEIDAVGRHRGAGVGGGNDEREQTLNQLLVEMDGFDVKTNVILIAATNRPDVLDPALLRPGRFDRQIAVEAPDLEGRHHILQVHAAGKPMAPDVDLRALAKRAPGFTGADLANVLNEAALLTARSNAQLIDDRALDEAIDRVMAGPQKRSRVMKEHERKITAYHEGGHALVAAALRYTAPVTKVTILPRGRALGYTMVVPEDDKYSVTRNELLDQLAYAMGGRVAEEIVFHDPSTGASNDIEKATSTARQMVTQYGMSERVGAVKLGQGGGEPFLGRDMSHERNYSDHVAFVVDEEVRRLIDTAHDEAYAVLTENRDVLDRLALALLERETLNQREIAEVFEDIRKREYRDVWLSKESRPVHQIPPVMSAKERAEAASAQSPDEEEGHSAVIVDPDPALPELPVENPPGSTPGTNPGGTTGGNG; encoded by the coding sequence ATGAAATTGAAGAACATTTTCAAGGGACCGATCATCTGGATTGTGCTGGTCCTGGCAATCCTGCTTATCGTGGTGCCCAATCTTGCCGGCCCGCAGGCCTCCCGTGTGGACACCAGCGTCGGGCTGCAGCTGCTCACCGATGACAAGGTTGAGCAGGCCCGGATCAATGACGGCAACCAGAGCGTTGAGCTGACCCTGCGTGAAGACTTCATCCAGGACGGTGCCAATGAAGGCAAGAGCATCACCTTCTTCTACAGCACCGCCCGTGCCGAAGATGTGGTCGATGCCATCAGCGCCTCCAATGTGGACGTGTTCACGGACCAGCCGGTGGAAAACAACTGGTTCACGGGCTTCATCAGCCTGATCCTGCCGATCCTGATCATCGGCATCATCTTCTGGTTCCTGCTCTCGCGCATGCAGGGCGGCGGCTCCAAGGTCATGCAGTTCGGCAAGTCCAAGGCCAAGCTGATCACCAAGGACATGCCCCAGGTCACCTTCGCCGACGTCGCCGGCGCGGACGAGGCCGTGGAAGAACTCCATGAAATCAAGGAGTTCCTGCAGGAACCGGGCAAGTTCCAGGCGCTCGGCGCCAAGATCCCCAAGGGCGTGCTGCTCTACGGCCCTCCCGGAACGGGCAAGACCCTGCTGGCCCGCGCGGTTGCCGGTGAAGCCGGCGTGCCCTTCTACTCCATCTCCGGCTCGGACTTCGTCGAAATGTTCGTCGGTGTGGGCGCCTCCCGTGTCCGCGACCTGTTCGAGCAGGCGAAGAACAACGCGCCGGCGATCATCTTCGTCGACGAGATCGACGCCGTTGGCCGCCACCGCGGCGCCGGCGTGGGCGGCGGCAACGACGAGCGTGAGCAGACGCTGAACCAGCTCCTGGTCGAAATGGACGGGTTCGACGTCAAGACCAACGTCATCCTGATCGCCGCCACCAACCGTCCGGACGTCCTGGACCCCGCGCTGCTGCGGCCCGGACGTTTCGACCGCCAGATCGCGGTGGAGGCACCGGACCTGGAAGGCCGCCACCACATCTTGCAGGTGCACGCCGCCGGCAAGCCGATGGCTCCGGACGTGGACCTGCGTGCGCTGGCCAAGCGTGCCCCGGGCTTCACCGGTGCGGACCTGGCCAACGTGCTCAACGAAGCCGCGTTGCTGACTGCCCGCTCCAATGCGCAGCTGATCGACGACCGTGCCCTGGACGAGGCGATCGACCGCGTCATGGCCGGCCCGCAGAAGCGTTCGCGCGTCATGAAGGAACACGAGCGCAAGATCACCGCCTACCACGAAGGCGGCCACGCCCTGGTGGCGGCGGCCCTGCGCTACACAGCGCCGGTCACCAAGGTCACCATCCTGCCCCGCGGGCGTGCCCTCGGCTACACGATGGTGGTGCCGGAGGACGACAAGTACTCGGTCACCCGCAACGAACTGCTGGACCAGCTGGCCTACGCCATGGGCGGCCGCGTGGCCGAAGAAATCGTCTTCCACGACCCATCCACCGGCGCCTCGAACGACATCGAGAAGGCCACCAGCACGGCGCGCCAGATGGTGACGCAGTACGGCATGAGCGAACGTGTCGGTGCCGTGAAACTGGGCCAGGGCGGCGGCGAACCGTTCCTGGGCCGCGACATGTCGCACGAACGCAACTACTCCGACCACGTGGCTTTCGTGGTCGATGAGGAAGTCCGCCGCCTGATCGACACCGCGCACGACGAGGCCTATGCCGTCTTGACCGAAAACCGCGACGTGCTGGACCGGCTGGCCCTGGCCCTGCTGGAGCGCGAGACGCTGAACCAGCGCGAGATCGCCGAGGTCTTCGAGGATATCCGCAAGCGCGAATACCGCGACGTCTGGCTGTCCAAGGAATCGCGTCCGGTCCACCAGATTCCGCCGGTCATGAGCGCGAAGGAACGGGCCGAGGCCGCCTCGGCCCAGAGCCCGGACGAGGAAGAGGGCCATTCGGCCGTCATCGTTGATCCGGATCCGGCCCTGCCCGAACTGCCCGTCGAAAACCCTCCCGGCAGCACCCCCGGAACCAATCCGGGCGGGACCACCGGCGGCAACGGCTAG
- the folE gene encoding GTP cyclohydrolase I FolE: protein MTEYDDVIAELEIDSSIDLPRIERAVREILIAVGEDPDREGLVETPRRVAKSYAEVFAGLHQDPAELLATTFDIDHEEMVLVKDIPFYSTCEHHLVPFHGTAHIGYIPSHEGKVTGLSKLARLVEVFARRPQVQERLTTQIVDALMEHLEPKGAIVVVECEHMCMSMRGVRKPGAKTVTSAVRGQLRETATRAEAMSLIIGR, encoded by the coding sequence GTGACCGAATACGACGATGTAATCGCCGAGCTGGAAATCGACAGCTCGATAGACCTGCCCCGGATCGAGCGCGCAGTGCGCGAAATCCTGATTGCGGTGGGCGAAGACCCTGACCGCGAGGGGCTGGTGGAGACCCCGCGGCGGGTGGCCAAGTCCTACGCCGAAGTCTTCGCCGGCCTGCATCAGGACCCGGCGGAACTGCTGGCCACCACCTTCGACATTGATCATGAAGAAATGGTGCTGGTCAAGGACATTCCGTTCTACTCCACCTGCGAACACCATCTGGTGCCGTTCCATGGCACCGCCCATATTGGCTACATTCCTTCCCATGAAGGTAAGGTGACGGGGCTGAGCAAACTGGCCCGGCTGGTGGAGGTCTTCGCCCGCCGCCCGCAGGTCCAGGAACGGCTCACCACGCAGATTGTTGATGCCCTCATGGAGCATCTTGAGCCCAAGGGTGCCATCGTCGTCGTCGAGTGCGAGCACATGTGCATGTCCATGCGCGGTGTCCGCAAACCGGGCGCCAAGACGGTAACGTCCGCAGTCCGCGGTCAGCTCAGGGAAACTGCCACCAGGGCAGAGGCCATGAGCCTGATCATCGGGCGCTAA
- the folP gene encoding dihydropteroate synthase, with protein sequence MDSLAAVPGTGPATSPLPVVRKVRAPRKFSDLPTDRGVVMAILNVTPDSFSDGGKFVSPDKAIAQGLKLFYGGADIIDVGGESTRPGAESITPEEEQARILPVIEALAKAGALISVDTMHVDTASKAIDAGAGIINDVSGMTFSPEMPALIAERKVPYVLMHRRGDARNVDPAAKYDDVVAEVVAELAELRDKFVAAGVAEDQIILDPGLGFSKNAEHNWALLRGLPEFTKLGHKVLVGASRKRFLGTLLSSAGKVAAPAERDHATLAISALAVANGAWGVRVHDSGASLDAVKVAAAWAG encoded by the coding sequence ATGGATTCACTCGCAGCAGTGCCCGGAACCGGGCCCGCAACTTCCCCGCTGCCCGTTGTACGCAAGGTGCGCGCACCCCGGAAGTTCTCGGACCTGCCCACCGACCGCGGCGTGGTGATGGCGATCCTGAACGTCACTCCGGATTCCTTCAGCGACGGCGGCAAGTTCGTCTCTCCGGACAAGGCCATTGCCCAGGGGCTGAAACTGTTCTACGGCGGCGCGGACATCATCGATGTCGGCGGTGAATCCACCCGTCCCGGTGCCGAATCCATCACCCCCGAGGAGGAGCAGGCCCGCATCCTGCCCGTGATCGAGGCGCTGGCGAAGGCCGGTGCCCTGATCAGCGTGGACACCATGCACGTGGATACCGCGTCCAAGGCGATCGACGCCGGCGCCGGCATCATCAATGACGTCTCCGGCATGACCTTCAGCCCGGAAATGCCGGCCCTGATTGCCGAACGCAAGGTGCCCTACGTGCTGATGCACCGCCGCGGCGACGCGCGCAATGTGGATCCCGCCGCCAAGTACGACGACGTGGTGGCCGAGGTCGTGGCCGAACTCGCCGAACTGCGGGACAAGTTTGTGGCCGCCGGCGTGGCCGAAGACCAGATCATCCTCGATCCGGGACTGGGCTTCTCCAAGAACGCCGAGCACAACTGGGCGCTGCTGCGCGGGCTGCCGGAGTTCACCAAGCTCGGCCACAAGGTACTCGTCGGGGCATCCCGCAAGCGCTTCCTCGGCACCCTGCTGTCTTCCGCCGGCAAGGTAGCCGCGCCCGCAGAGCGCGACCACGCCACGCTGGCCATCAGTGCCCTGGCCGTAGCCAACGGTGCCTGGGGCGTGCGCGTGCACGATTCCGGTGCAAGCCTGGACGCGGTCAAGGTCGCCGCAGCCTGGGCCGGGTAG
- the folB gene encoding dihydroneopterin aldolase: MDVIKLSGITAVGYHGVFDHERRDGQPFTIDVALHTDIRAAAAADDLTLTAHYGELAEGVKEIITGEPVNLIETLAERIAGYVLATFSIAAVEVTVHKPQAPIEVPFGDVTITIYRENS; encoded by the coding sequence ATGGACGTCATCAAGCTCTCCGGCATCACCGCCGTCGGTTACCACGGAGTGTTCGACCATGAACGCCGGGACGGCCAGCCCTTCACCATCGATGTGGCCCTGCACACGGACATCCGTGCCGCAGCCGCCGCCGATGACCTGACCCTGACCGCGCACTACGGCGAACTGGCAGAGGGCGTCAAAGAGATCATCACGGGCGAGCCAGTGAACCTGATCGAGACCCTTGCGGAGCGGATCGCGGGTTACGTTCTGGCCACCTTCAGCATTGCCGCCGTGGAAGTGACGGTCCACAAGCCCCAGGCGCCCATCGAAGTGCCGTTCGGCGACGTCACCATCACTATCTACCGGGAGAATTCATGA
- the folK gene encoding 2-amino-4-hydroxy-6-hydroxymethyldihydropteridine diphosphokinase, translating to MSVRAVLALGSNLGERSDTLSHAVADLVDTPNVRLCAVSPVVQTKSVGGPENQPDYLNMVIEVETDLEPYKLLEHCQSVENKHHRTREVRWGPRTLDVDIITYGDLKLDDEALTVPHPRAHERAFVLQPWAWMDSHATLNGVPVGELAEAAGDLDGLAPFEPGH from the coding sequence ATGAGTGTACGCGCGGTTTTGGCCCTTGGCAGCAATCTCGGCGAACGCAGCGACACGCTCTCCCACGCCGTCGCGGATCTGGTGGACACCCCCAACGTCCGCCTCTGCGCGGTGTCGCCGGTTGTGCAGACCAAGTCGGTAGGCGGTCCCGAGAACCAGCCGGATTACCTGAACATGGTGATCGAGGTGGAGACCGATCTGGAACCCTACAAGTTGCTGGAACACTGCCAGAGCGTGGAGAACAAGCACCACCGGACCCGCGAGGTGCGCTGGGGGCCGCGGACCCTGGACGTGGACATCATTACCTACGGCGACCTCAAGCTCGACGACGAGGCCTTGACCGTCCCGCATCCGCGCGCCCATGAGCGGGCCTTTGTGCTGCAGCCATGGGCCTGGATGGACTCGCACGCAACCCTCAACGGCGTCCCGGTCGGCGAACTCGCCGAAGCCGCGGGGGACCTGGACGGCCTGGCGCCTTTCGAACCAGGGCACTGA